The Wolbachia endosymbiont of Oedothorax gibbosus region TATTAATAGTTTATTAACACAGGTGCACAAAATTCTCTTTACATATCATCAACTTTCTTTATTGAAAAATTCAGAAAAATGTTGTAAAATGATTACAGTAGTAGAATTCGGTAAAACGTATGGCAAACTTAGGAATTAACATAGCTCTTGATCCAGAAACTTCAAAATATCTTGCTGAATTATCTGAATTTACTAAGCAGCCTGCTCAAGAACTAGCAGAAAAACTGTTCAGAGAAGCAGTTGAACTCGAAATGGAGGATTTTTTAGTATCTAAAATTTCTGATGAGCGTGATGTTGAAGGTGCAAAAATGACAAAAAGTGAGGACGTAGATTGGGATACACTATTATCTTCCTAGACAATGTTCTTGAGAAGGATCTTCCAGATCTTCCGAAAACAGTAAGATTAAGGGTTATAAACGCAATAAATGAGCGGCTTACAGTTGATCCAATAAACCTTGGTGAACCACTATATTATGGCTTAAAAGGGCGTAGAAGGTTAAGAGTAGGTGACTATCGTGTAGTTTACAGAGTAAATCAATCAGAACATATAGTGGTTATCACAGAGATAGGACATAGAGATACCATTTACAAGAGGTAAGTACATTTTATAAACATTAAATATATTTTTTACGTAATCACTTTTCCTGTTTCAATTAGAGGATATTCTATAAACATTAAATATATTTTATACACCACTCCTTCCTGATCCATTCTCTACCTTAGGTGGCTTCGCTCAGCTCAAAAAAAACTCATTTTTTTGGTACACCCCCCTATAAATTATATATTATATATATATATTATTATATATATAATATATAATTAGGGGAGAGGCGACGAAAACAAGACTTAGAGTTTGAGGAGCCTCCGGTTCAAGGTAGAGAATGGATCAGGAAGGAGTGGTCAGGGTCGATGAAGACATCAAACCAATCATTGATTATTTTGAAGCTTATAAAAGCTACATCGATAAACTACTTGCAAACAACAATGAAATAGAAGGAATAACAACAGAGGCTTGACACCATAACTGGTGGCTTAAAAGAAGGAGAATTAACAGTGCTTGCAGCACGTACTTCAATTGGCAAGACTTCAATAGCACTACACATGGCTCTGCAAGCTGCAAAATTACTGAAAAATCAAGAATATGTCTGCTTTTTCTCACTTGAAATGTCAGCAAATCAGTTAATCAATAGAATGATTAGTATTGAAGTAAATGAAACAATAAACAATATTATCAAGAAACAAGATACAGAACTTCTACATCAAGGAATAAATCAAATAGTTTTTTTAAATATTCTCATCGATAATTCAGGAAATATGGATTTAAATATCCTAAAGAAAAAAATCTCATCAATTTGTAGAAAATATAAAATGAAGTGCATATACATTGATTACTTACAGCTACTTAGAGGATCGAAAGTAACCGAAAATAGAACTCTTGAAGTAACAGAAATCAGTAGAACTTTAAAAAACATAGCAAAAGACTTTAATGTTCCTATCGTAGCATTGTCACAAATAAGCCGTAAGGTAGAAGATAGACAAAATAAAAGACCGCAATTAGCAGACCTGCGAGAGTCAGGGAGCATCGAACAAGATGCTGATCTGGTGTTATTACTCTACAGAGAAAATTACTATAAAGCTGATTCTAACAACGACTTAGAGATAAACGTTGCAAAGAATCGCAGCGGGTCAACCGGAAAGGTTACAGTGCCATATCAAGTAAATACAGGGAGAATATTAAGTTGAAAGATCGCGGAAAATAGTGTATAATATTAATAATTTTCAAGCAAATCTCTTATGGTTTTTTCTAAATTTCTAGATCCAAAATGCGACTTAACGTTTAAAAGGATATTTGGTAACAAGGAAAATAAGAATATTCTTATTCACTTTCTTAATGATATTTTAGGATTTACTGGAGTAGATACTATACAAGAAGTTGAGTTTCTCAGCACCATTATGGATCCTGAGATTGCATCTGATAAGCAAAGTATTGTTGATGTTCTTTGCAAAGATTCTAGTGGTCACAGATACGTAATTGAGATGCAACTTGCTCGCGATAAAAGCTTTCAAGAACGTGCACAACTATATGCTGCTAAAGCTTATTCAAGACAAGCTGGAAGAGGTAACGAATATGTTAATTTAAAGAAAGTATTCTTTATTGCCATCTCTAATAATATTCTGTTTCCTGAGGAAGTTGAGTATATTTCTACTCATAATATACGAGAAATAAAAACTAATGGACATTACCTAAAAGGTTTTCAATTTGTCTTCATTGAATTACCTAAATTCAAAAAAGATAAAGTGGAACAGTTGGAAAGTACAGTAGAACGCTGGTGCTTTTTTTTCAAACACGCACAAGATACTACAGAGAAAGACCTAAAAGATATAGCAGAAAAATCTCCGATAATAAATCTAGCGTATGAGGAGTTAAACAAGGAACACTGGAGTGAGAAAGATCTGGTGGCATATGACGAAAGAATAATGGATCTACGAAAAGAAGAAGCCATTCTTGCATACAGACTTGAGACTGCTGAAGAGAAAGGTAGAACTGAAGGAAAGATTGAAGTTGCAAAAAACTTACTTAAAGCTGGCATATCTGTTGACTTAATAGCCGAATCTACCGGTTTTCCAATTGACGAGATCGAAAAACTAAAGTCAAAAAAATCTTAGGTTCTACTTTACACACTAACTAATTTATAGTAGAACTGTCCTTTATGCCTTAAAAAGCATAATCAACCTATTAGAAACAAACCTATGCAAGAACAGAAGGGATTAATTTTTCTTTGTTGTTGTGATTTCAATATTTCAGAAAAAACCGCGTAAAGCGCAATCTTACACTTTACACGGTAAAAATTTTCCTGTAGACTCCTGCTGCGAAACAAATTCTACACGCCCTATGCAAGACAGAGCAATAATAGAATATCAGAACGAAAAGAGTAGTCAAGCAAAAAAAAGCTTGACCTCGTATTATCGTATATCCCATAACTTTAATATACGTGGCAGCTCTCACGTAATTAATACCAATAGCAAACATGTCAGGGCACAAATTAACTCTAGAAGAAGAATAAAAGCGCGAGAGAAGTCAGTTGAGCGCAAGCTTCCAGTTAGAACTTTCGATGATGAAACGCGCCTTACTGCCAGTGAACTATTACAAGTTTTAAAAAATAAGGAAGTAAGATGGTTTAAAAATGGCACTTCTGTTCCTCCGGAGCATAGCACCTATCTTTCAGGACCTTTCAATCCGCACAAAGCAAAGAAAATCTTTTCCAGTTCAGCGCAGAAAGAAGCAGAAAGATACTTTGTGAAAGTGGTAAAAGAAAAATTTCGCGATTTAAAAACGTCAAAAGCGCCAGATGTTCTCGCAATTAGAGAAGAAGCGATAGAAAAAGTTTTTGCAAAATTCAAGAATCACGAAAGTATTAGATCAATAATGGTGTATGTTAAAAATCTCTGGGTAACCTTTGATGAGCATCTCTACAGCAGTATGAGTATGAAAGAAAAAGTCGACCACCACATCGATTTGATAATAAAAAACACTAGTGAGGAGAGAGAGGAAGAACTACTTACTAGAGGAAAAACGGCGGAGGAGGTATATCAAATTTTCAGGACGGTACAGGGATATAATCTATATCAAATAAGTCTGCTAATACTATTACCCACAAATAAAAACATAGTATTGTATTTACTCAAATAATTTAATTTTATTAACCTGAAAGCTTATTGGATTAAAATTATTAAACTAAGAGTTATAATTTTAGCAACTAAAAGCTGTAAATTGCACCATATAAACAGTTATTTCAAGCAAAAGTTATGCCATTAAGAGCTATGCAACAAACATTTATATTTGTGGGTAATAGTAAGGTTAGCGTGATATACCGCGGTAAAGAGTCTCAAATGCCTGCTCGATTTTTCGCCACCTGTATCATCAAGTCTTCTGCTGAATTCTGTGGTATCGTACTCATTAGACTTCTTTCAAAATTGAGGGAGAGAGAGTAAGATCAAGTATTTGGAAGCATGAAATATAAGGAAATAGAAAAGTTAGAAGGAGAAAAGTTTCGACGTTTAACGGGGGTAAAAAAATCAACATTTAAGAGAATGGTAGAAATTCTAGATGAGGAGGATAAAAGGAAAAAAGCTAGAAGTGGAAGAAAAAGCAAACTTTGTATAGAAGATAGATTACTTATGGCACTGGAATATATGAGAGAATATCGTACATATTTTCATATAGGACAAAGTTATGGCATGAGTGAAAGCAACTGTTTTAAAATAATAAGGTGGGTAGAAGACACATTAATAAAACATCCAGATTTTGCATTACCAGGAAAAAAAGATCTATTAAATAGTAATGTAGAATACGAAGTTTTGGTAATAGATGGAACTGAAACAGCAGTAGAAAGGCCAAAAAAAAGCAAAAGCGCTTTTACTCTGGAAAGAAAAAAAGGCATACTATAAAAACACAAATAGTAACAGAGAAGAAGAGTAAAAAGGTCGTATGTACATCTTTCTCCAATGGTAGAAAACATGATTTTCGGATGTTTAGAGAATCAAAGATAGCAATATTACCGCAAACTAAGATCCTAGCTGATTCTGGTTACAGAGGAATGCAAAAGATACATAAAAATGTTGAATTACCACATAGAAGATCAAAAAAGAATCCTTTATCAAAGGAGAAAAAAGCAGAAAATAGATCTCTCTCTATACGAAGAGTGGTAGTTGAAAACGTAATCGGCTTATTGAAAAGGTTTAAAATCATTTCTGACAGATATAGAAATCGACGAAAACGTTTTGGCTTAAGATTTAATTTGATTGCCTCTATTCACAATAGAGAGCTCCTTTCATGAATTTTGAAAGAAGTCTATTATCTCTGTTTTCTCTGTTTGCTTTGCCAATATTGACATTAATACCTCTTGTACTTGTTTTGGATTCATCTCCTGTTTTATAAATTCTTCTATCTTTTCTGGCATCTTTGATAAATTACATAATCGTATTAATTCAAGAACTTCAGTACGATAGCTGTCATTCTTGATTTTATTAGTTAAATTATCAGTTTCTAGGTCAGTTGTAGTTTTCTCGTTCATAGTAATACTCCTGTTTTTATTAATAGATGAAAGAATTGTGATTCCATCAGCAAGTCCTATCTCTATTGCTTTTTCTCCAAAATATAACCCTGCTTCGGTTGATTTGATTCTTTCCATGGACAAATTTCTGTTTCGTGCTATGAGCTGGACAAACATCTCATATAGGCGATTTACCTCTCCTTGCAAGCTTTCCAGACTTTCAGACGTTATCGGCTCATGCGGATTTAAATCGTTTTTTCTCTTTCCTGCAAATACTGTGGTATACTTTACCCCCTGTTTTTCATCAAATCCACTTTGATCAACGTGACTTGCTATTACTCCTATGCTTCCTACCCCAGATGTTCTGCTTACATACACCTTTTCAGCGCTAGAAGCTATAGCATACGCAGCAGAGTAAGCATCATCATTTGCTATCGCCACAATCCTCTTTTTTGTCCTTGCTTCGTAAATAAAGTCCGAAAGGTCGAATAAACCGTTTACTTCTCCTCCGGGGCTGTCTATGTCCAAAATTATTGTTTCTATTTCTTCATCTATTAAAGCTTCTTCTATCTCTTCACGTATCTTCTCATATGATGTCATCCCTAAAATATCGTCAAAAGCTTCTGAATTCTTCGTCAAGATTCCATGTATTGGTATTACTTTTATTCCCATTTCACTATTTCTTGTTACATGTTTTATGTTTTTAAACGTAGGGTGTTTTGCTGCTTGTAATGACAGTAATTCAAAACTTCTCGCCTCTATCATCATCGGCTTATTCATCCAATTTATTTGTGTCGTCATATGTTTTTAAAATTTTTTATTTGTGTCTGGGGCAATAAAAACCCTTTTGTCATAGAAATAGAATTTTATATCATTTCAGCATTAGAATTCACATCAGAATCAAAACTTAAGCCCAGTTCACTCGCACGTCTTTGGTCCTCAGCAATTTCTTGGTCGATTTCTTCTATATCGTAACCCAGCTCTGATACCACCTCTGACCTGCTCTTAAACCCATTTCTTACCGCCATTTGCTGTGCTTGCTGATCTTTCAGCGGGTCTACCCAATCAAATCCTTGTGGTATCCATTTTACTTCTTTTGCCCCTTTTTTTGTCCATTCTTCTCCTATATCGAGTTCTCCTGAGAGTAGGGCTAATTCTAACCACCTATCCCATACTGGACGGCAAAACTGAAATACCATTATATTATGCTGTAACATTCCGCACCTCCGCCGAAACTCTATTAACCCTGCTCTTATTGATGAATAATTGACACCACTTAGATCTCCTGTTAGCTGCTCATACGTTATCCCTGTGCCTACTGCTATTGCTCTGAGCTGCTGTTTCATAAATGCTTCATAACTTCCCCCAACATCTGATGGTTCTGAAAATTTTATGTCTTCACCTGGATCAAGTAATTGCATAGTCCCAGGTTCTAAACCTGACAGCGCTACTACATGTTCATTGCTTTCTCCTTCTCCTAAAATATTTGCTTCTGGATCGAGTCTGGTAATAAATCCAGCAAACATTGCAGCAGTCTTTTTTCTCACTAATTCTGCATCATCATATTGATCTAGTTCATAGAGCTTTAACAGTACACTGGACAACCATGGTACTCCTCGAATCTGCCCAGGTCTTAGTGGTCTGTAAATATGTAAAACATCATTTGCTGGCACTCTCACCGATTCGCCAAACGAGCCTTCTCCTGGATGTTCTCTAAACAGGTAGTACGCTTCTCTTTGCCCAAGTCTATTAAACTCAATGCCACTCTGAATTACATTACCATTGCCGAGCGTCTGATTGCTTTTATTATCTAAATGCTCTGATTCAAGTACTTGCAGTTGCAACGGTACACAAAGACCATCTTCTCGTTTTCTTGTTCTCAGCCGTACAAAACATTCCCCTCCCTCTATCATGCTCCTACAGACCAAAGCTTGTAACCCATAAAAATCATTTATCCCACTGCTGTCTGCTTCATCTGTCCATCTCAGCCATAACTCTTGCACTTTTTTCCGAAACTCTGCATCTTTCGCCTTTGACTGCGGCTTTATTCCTGTCCCAACAGAGTTACTTACTATCGTATCGATGATGTTTGCTGCATAGGAGTTCTTTCTTACCATGTCTCGAGATCGACTTCGTAAAGTTTCAAGTCTTTGAGACAGCAAATTGTTTATGCTTCCTGACTCTGGTTGAAAGTGAAAAAATCTTCTTCCAGATCCTCCTGCATCCCGGGCTGAGCTCTTGATTTTTGGTTTACGGAATAATTGTTTGAATGATTTCAATAACATTTAGCCTCTGATTGTTTCAATTATGCAGCAGCTTGTTGCACAAATAAATCTTTGCATACGTTTCAGGAAGTTATCATTTGGTTAACAAGTTGTTGAATTTTTATGCAAAAAGCTCCTGTACAAATTCCTTCTTACACTCTTTCATCTGTAGAAATCTTCTCTCTATAACTTGAATCTTCTTGAATACTTGGTAATTAGTTGACCAACTCTTACGTTTTTCTCCCGTGCTGTAACTTTAATTTCCAATAAGCATTCGCATCTGCTGTTGAAGCAAATCCTCTTTTTTTTAGATAATTTTCCCTGTGCTTAACCTAATATTGGTTGTCTTTCTTCTATACCAGGCTGTACAGTAGCATTCTCTAAATTTATACCAACTTGCCTCTCTGTTAACGCTTGTGCTAAAGCTTGCATACTTTGTTCTGATGATTGTACTAAAGCTCTTACCTCTTGCACTTCTTTTATACTTGATAAAATACGCTCTCCTAAGAACACTTCTGATAAAACTCCTAACCCTCGAGCTACCGCTTCTCTTAAATCTAATATCTTTTGTCTCACTTGTTTTAAATCTTGCAATTCCTGTTTTGGAGCTTGTTCAAAAATTTGTATCCTGTTCTCCAAAGTTTCTATCATTTCCTTTGACCCTTGCGATAAATTTCTTATCCACTGTAAGCTTTGGTTGAAATATACTCCTTTTTCTATTAATCCTTCTTCTAACAAACTCCCTATATTAGTTCATGTTTTTTTGTTAAAACATAACCAAGTTCACTGGCCTTTTTGCTTAAATTTTTCAATACTCTCTCCTTATATAGTTTCTCATAGTAGTCAATCCCTTTCTCAACATACTCTTGTCCATGCTTTAGCATACTGTAAAAGATACATGCTAATTTCCTTGCCGTAGCAGTAATCGCTTTTGGTGCACCTAGTCGTTTCTTTAATCTTCTACAATATGCACCTATTCCGCTGTTGCTTCTTGATACACAGTGAGCAGCCATTCGAAATGCATTCGCAGCACGATTAATGACTCTACACGTTCTTGTGCTAAACACTTTTTCTCCTGTAATTTTATTAGCAGGACTGAGTCCCAACCACGACGAAAAGTGCTTTTCTGTTGGCCATTTATTGTGATTTATACCAGTTTCTGAAATTATGGTTTGTATGCTTAATGCATCAAGTCCTGGAACTTTAGTGAAATCCATACCTGTTACTCTATGTAATTCCTCATGTATAGAAAAGTTTGGCCTGTTCTTTGTAGACCTATTCTTTATTTTACTACATTGCTTATTTC contains the following coding sequences:
- a CDS encoding DnaB-like helicase C-terminal domain-containing protein, which translates into the protein MTGGLKEGELTVLAARTSIGKTSIALHMALQAAKLLKNQEYVCFFSLEMSANQLINRMISIEVNETINNIIKKQDTELLHQGINQIVFLNILIDNSGNMDLNILKKKISSICRKYKMKCIYIDYLQLLRGSKVTENRTLEVTEISRTLKNIAKDFNVPIVALSQISRKVEDRQNKRPQLADLRESGSIEQDADLVLLLYRENYYKADSNNDLEINVAKNRSGSTGKVTVPYQVNTGRILS
- a CDS encoding S49 family peptidase, which encodes MTTQINWMNKPMMIEARSFELLSLQAAKHPTFKNIKHVTRNSEMGIKVIPIHGILTKNSEAFDDILGMTSYEKIREEIEEALIDEEIETIILDIDSPGGEVNGLFDLSDFIYEARTKKRIVAIANDDAYSAAYAIASSAEKVYVSRTSGVGSIGVIASHVDQSGFDEKQGVKYTTVFAGKRKNDLNPHEPITSESLESLQGEVNRLYEMFVQLIARNRNLSMERIKSTEAGLYFGEKAIEIGLADGITILSSINKNRSITMNEKTTTDLETDNLTNKIKNDSYRTEVLELIRLCNLSKMPEKIEEFIKQEMNPKQVQEVLMSILAKQTEKTEIIDFFQNS
- a CDS encoding phage portal protein — its product is MLLKSFKQLFRKPKIKSSARDAGGSGRRFFHFQPESGSINNLLSQRLETLRSRSRDMVRKNSYAANIIDTIVSNSVGTGIKPQSKAKDAEFRKKVQELWLRWTDEADSSGINDFYGLQALVCRSMIEGGECFVRLRTRKREDGLCVPLQLQVLESEHLDNKSNQTLGNGNVIQSGIEFNRLGQREAYYLFREHPGEGSFGESVRVPANDVLHIYRPLRPGQIRGVPWLSSVLLKLYELDQYDDAELVRKKTAAMFAGFITRLDPEANILGEGESNEHVVALSGLEPGTMQLLDPGEDIKFSEPSDVGGSYEAFMKQQLRAIAVGTGITYEQLTGDLSGVNYSSIRAGLIEFRRRCGMLQHNIMVFQFCRPVWDRWLELALLSGELDIGEEWTKKGAKEVKWIPQGFDWVDPLKDQQAQQMAVRNGFKSRSEVVSELGYDIEEIDQEIAEDQRRASELGLSFDSDVNSNAEMI
- a CDS encoding IS5 family transposase (programmed frameshift), which produces MKYKEIEKLEGEKFRRLTGVKKSTFKRMVEILDEEDKRKKARSGRKSKLCIEDRLLMALEYMREYRTYFHIGQSYGMSESNCFKIIRWVEDTLIKHPDFALPGKKDLLNSNVEYEVLVIDGTETAVERPKKKQKRFYSGKKKRHTIKTQIVTEKKSKKVVCTSFSNGRKHDFRMFRESKIAILPQTKILADSGYRGMQKIHKNVELPHRRSKKNPLSKEKKAENRSLSIRRVVVENVIGLLKRFKIISDRYRNRRKRFGLRFNLIASIHNRELLS
- a CDS encoding Rpn family recombination-promoting nuclease/putative transposase, with translation MVFSKFLDPKCDLTFKRIFGNKENKNILIHFLNDILGFTGVDTIQEVEFLSTIMDPEIASDKQSIVDVLCKDSSGHRYVIEMQLARDKSFQERAQLYAAKAYSRQAGRGNEYVNLKKVFFIAISNNILFPEEVEYISTHNIREIKTNGHYLKGFQFVFIELPKFKKDKVEQLESTVERWCFFFKHAQDTTEKDLKDIAEKSPIINLAYEELNKEHWSEKDLVAYDERIMDLRKEEAILAYRLETAEEKGRTEGKIEVAKNLLKAGISVDLIAESTGFPIDEIEKLKSKKS
- a CDS encoding type II toxin-antitoxin system RelE family toxin gives rise to the protein MGYTIIFLDNVLEKDLPDLPKTVRLRVINAINERLTVDPINLGEPLYYGLKGRRRLRVGDYRVVYRVNQSEHIVVITEIGHRDTIYKR